One Silene latifolia isolate original U9 population chromosome 4, ASM4854445v1, whole genome shotgun sequence DNA segment encodes these proteins:
- the LOC141651438 gene encoding uncharacterized protein LOC141651438, with product MVLPDPENLPVVDHLAEYDPGSGGHRPGPQSYLIDPTILLDMPEPISTSEKQAIVPPPREHHRGRVAREAETETKPSFSAPSFYLSQYSPHPIVHDPSMQVFNFPSHFQNWIMSCITSPWYSVKINGAISGFFKGASGLRHGDPLSPFIFVMSMKMLSRILRGIHSQAQVTYHPKCGKIGLNHLIFADDLIVFVRGDTPSVQAVTDSLTIFAQMSGLKANPEKTNIYMGGIREEIKQAILRTTGYAEGTFLFRYLGVPLNEGKLNKIMFADLLHKIQSALTHWATHRLSYAGKEIGNEELGFLLCSSQGGGFNINEVLAWNKSVLCKWLWAIEHHSDSTWSQWNRVYNIKSENFWTMQIKSYHSESWRSILQVRNELINRSGGISQAQENLSSCVKNGKFHLHLVYDQLRNKENSVVWTKGVWHRAVLPKHSFFMVLAMQRCLATVDKLNHKGICIINRCILCKATCETHRHLFFRCPYSAALWT from the exons ATGGTGCTCCCCGATCCCGAGAACCTACCAGTGGTAGACCACCTAGCGGAGTATGACCCGGGGAGTGGCGGGCATAGACCTGGCCCTCAGTCTTACTTGATCGACCCCACCATTCTGCTAGACATGCCCGAGCCGATCTCCACTTCAGAGAAGCAGGCGATCGTTCCCCCACCCCGCGAGCACCATAGAGGGAGAGTGGCTAGAGAGGCTGAGACTGAGACCAAGCCTTCCTTTTCTGCACCTAGCTTTTACCTATCGCAGTACTCTCCCCACCCCATCGTTCACGACCCTAGCATGCAG GTTTTTAATTTTCCTTCTCATTTCCAAAACTGGATAATGAGCTGTATTACCTCTCCTTGGTATAGTGTGAAGATAAATGGAGCCATATCAGGTTTTTTTAAGGGGGCTAGTGGGTTAAGACATGGTGATCCCCTTTCTCCATTCATTTTTGTCATGAGTATGAAGATGCTATCAAGGATTTTAAGAGGTATTCATAGTCAGGCTCAGGTCACATATCATCCAAAGTGTGGCAAAATTGGTCTTAACCACCTGATCTTTGCAGATGACCTAATTGTTTTTGTGAGAGGAGATACTCCTTCTGTTCAAGCAGTTACTGACTCCTTGACTATTTTTGCCCAGATGTCTGGACTGAAAGCAAACCCTGAGAAAACCAATATCTATATGGGAGGGATCAGAGAGGAAATCAAACAAGCCATACTCAGGACCACAGGATATGCTGAAGGTACTTTCCTATTTCGATATTTGGGAGTTCCCCTTAATGAGGGTAAGCTTAATAAGATCATGTTTGCTGACCTGCTTCATAAAATTCAGAGTGCATTGACTCATTGGGCAACTCATAGGCTATCTTATGCTGGGAAA GAAATTGGTAATGAAGAGTTGGGCTTCTTGTTGTGTTCCTCACAAGGAGGGGGATTCAACATAAATGAAGTATTGGCTTGGAACAAAAGTGTTCTCTGCAAATGGCTATGGGCAATTGAACATCACTCTGATAGTACATGGTCTCAATGGAACCGGGTCTATAACATTAAGTCTGAAAATTTCTGGACAATGCAAATAAAGTCTTATCATTCTGAGAGTTGGAGAAGTATTCTTCAGGTGAGAAATGAATTGATAAATCGATCTGGTGGAATTTCCCAGGCACAGGAAAATCTCTCTAGCTGTGTCAAGAATGGTAAGTTCCATCTTCATCTGGTGTATGATCAGTTAAGAAACAAAGAGAATTCTGTGGTTTGGACAAAGGGTGTATGGCACAGAGCTGTACTTCCAAAGCATAGTTTCTTTATGGTTTTGGCTATGCAGAGATGCCTAGCAACAGTTGACAAGCTGAATCACAAGGGTATCTGTATAATAAACCGCTGCATACTATGTAAAGCTACTTGTGAAACACACAGGCATCTGTTCTTCAGATGCCCATATTCTGCAGCTCTCTGGACATGA